In Thermospira aquatica, the following proteins share a genomic window:
- a CDS encoding 6-phosphofructokinase: MGKKRIGILTSGGDCPGLNAAIRSLGKTAILRYDFEVVGFLSGFAGLISGEYIILDEAKLSGILTLGGTILGTSREKPFKNYQNDSEKVESKPEAIQRTYETLGLECLICIGGNGTQKTAHKLAKMGLKVIGLPKTIDNDIWGTDITFGFDSAVSIATEAIDRLHTTANSHRRIMVVEVMGHHAGWLALYSGMASGGDVILIPEIPYTIETIAAYLEDRYRKQKPYSIVVVAEGIPIPEPLREKYYSPAHYIADSVQKLTGLESRETILGYVQRGGTPTAYDRVLATRLGSYAVELIMKRKWNRMVCVRNGEIDSVKLEEVSGKLKLVEPDHPMIEEARSLGTCFGNEGR; encoded by the coding sequence ATGGGGAAAAAACGGATTGGTATCCTGACATCCGGTGGAGATTGTCCCGGGCTGAACGCGGCTATACGAAGTTTAGGGAAAACAGCGATTCTTCGTTATGATTTTGAGGTAGTTGGATTTTTGTCTGGATTTGCTGGACTTATTTCAGGAGAGTATATTATCCTTGATGAGGCAAAACTTTCTGGTATTCTTACCCTTGGTGGTACTATTCTGGGGACATCTCGAGAAAAACCCTTCAAAAACTATCAAAATGATTCAGAGAAAGTTGAATCAAAACCCGAGGCGATTCAGCGAACCTACGAAACCCTTGGTCTTGAGTGTCTTATATGTATAGGTGGTAACGGTACTCAAAAAACAGCCCATAAACTTGCCAAGATGGGACTCAAGGTTATAGGACTACCAAAAACCATAGATAACGATATATGGGGGACGGATATAACCTTTGGTTTTGATTCGGCAGTAAGTATTGCCACGGAGGCCATCGATCGTCTCCATACAACAGCAAACTCTCACCGGAGGATTATGGTGGTTGAGGTTATGGGGCACCATGCGGGTTGGCTTGCTTTGTATTCCGGGATGGCTTCGGGAGGTGATGTGATCCTTATCCCGGAGATTCCATACACGATTGAGACCATAGCGGCCTATCTAGAGGATCGTTATCGGAAACAGAAACCCTATTCTATTGTTGTTGTGGCCGAGGGTATACCGATTCCTGAACCTCTACGTGAGAAGTACTACTCTCCTGCACACTATATTGCCGATTCTGTTCAGAAGCTTACGGGGCTTGAAAGTCGTGAAACAATTCTGGGCTATGTGCAGCGTGGAGGAACGCCAACGGCGTATGATCGTGTGCTGGCCACAAGGCTTGGTAGTTATGCTGTAGAACTCATTATGAAACGGAAGTGGAACAGGATGGTCTGTGTGCGAAATGGAGAGATAGATTCTGTGAAACTGGAAGAGGTAAGCGGTAAACTGAAACTTGTGGAACCTGATCATCCTATGATTGAAGAGGCAAGGTCGCTTGGTACCTGTTTTGGCAATGAAGGGAGGTAA
- a CDS encoding tetratricopeptide repeat protein: MEILAWLIAGAVVTVGALLIFTVISAFGKLKNYNKTIEKALEKGDYMKAEKIALRYVDSYPEDFILKYYLGQAYEGQKNYAKAIFYYEKAALLVSVETDAHLRSQFYLRIADLYKRRQQYKEAIGYYALVLEKDPRNSKALFSAGECCFQLGLYSKAWEHLSTYVTLKPDNVRAFYLLAETCEKLGKFEEAFQNYEQIVENHATTDEVLTTKSMYRSALLAKKLQNYQKSEKYLRQLLEVDQYYEDALKELVGLLVLTERVEEAIHLVQDFEKEVSPPTRADLYFHIGNGYFKNKEYYTAIQTWKKGFQDNPSHPQLRELVNRYADILTHKGMEIYFGRDQHQFELFLEHGFPYKEIRGMYHEGHLSVLQVQETMVVLYRAPFSFKEKEIAIVENILKSRFNAAPFFTLYALYGVEGWDEVKIKEQNQIELVFGKGFIEWLEQTYDRFQKKKNE, from the coding sequence ATGGAAATCCTGGCATGGCTTATCGCTGGGGCAGTGGTTACCGTGGGGGCACTCCTTATTTTTACAGTGATCTCTGCTTTTGGAAAGCTCAAGAATTACAACAAGACTATTGAAAAAGCACTGGAAAAAGGTGATTATATGAAAGCCGAAAAAATCGCTCTTCGTTATGTAGATAGTTATCCTGAGGATTTTATCCTGAAATATTATCTGGGGCAGGCCTATGAAGGACAGAAAAACTATGCTAAGGCAATTTTTTATTATGAAAAGGCAGCACTTCTTGTTTCAGTAGAAACGGATGCTCATCTACGATCTCAGTTCTATCTAAGGATTGCGGATTTGTATAAGCGCCGTCAGCAGTATAAAGAAGCGATAGGGTATTATGCTCTTGTTCTGGAAAAGGATCCTCGCAATAGCAAGGCACTCTTCTCGGCAGGAGAGTGTTGTTTTCAATTGGGTTTATATAGTAAGGCATGGGAACATCTTTCTACGTATGTCACTCTTAAACCAGACAATGTTCGGGCTTTTTATCTTCTTGCCGAAACCTGTGAGAAACTTGGTAAGTTTGAGGAGGCTTTTCAAAATTATGAGCAGATTGTTGAAAACCATGCAACAACTGATGAAGTGCTTACTACAAAATCCATGTATCGGAGTGCTCTTCTTGCAAAGAAGCTTCAAAACTATCAAAAAAGTGAAAAGTATCTCAGGCAATTACTAGAGGTGGATCAATATTATGAGGATGCTTTAAAGGAACTTGTTGGACTTCTGGTTCTCACAGAGAGAGTGGAAGAGGCTATTCATCTTGTTCAGGATTTTGAAAAAGAAGTATCTCCCCCCACAAGGGCCGATCTGTATTTTCATATTGGTAATGGATATTTTAAAAATAAGGAATATTATACCGCCATCCAAACATGGAAAAAAGGATTTCAGGACAACCCTTCTCATCCCCAGCTTCGCGAGTTGGTTAATCGTTATGCCGACATTCTTACCCATAAAGGCATGGAGATATATTTTGGTAGAGATCAGCACCAGTTTGAGTTATTTTTGGAGCATGGTTTTCCTTATAAGGAGATACGAGGGATGTATCATGAGGGACATCTCAGTGTTTTACAGGTTCAAGAAACAATGGTAGTTTTGTATCGTGCTCCTTTTTCTTTTAAAGAAAAAGAGATAGCGATTGTAGAGAATATCCTCAAGAGTCGATTTAATGCTGCTCCTTTTTTTACCCTCTATGCCTTGTATGGTGTTGAGGGATGGGATGAGGTTAAAATCAAGGAGCAAAATCAGATTGAACTTGTTTTTGGGAAAGGTTTTATTGAGTGGTTAGAGCAAACATATGATCGTTTTCAGAAAAAAAAGAATGAGTAA